Proteins encoded together in one Microcaecilia unicolor chromosome 3, aMicUni1.1, whole genome shotgun sequence window:
- the ATF3 gene encoding cyclic AMP-dependent transcription factor ATF-3, producing the protein MMLQHPAQGTASEVSASAIVPCLSPMMSFGFEDFTNLTPLVKEELRFAIQNKCLANRLPSVLDTVTVSEGPLQMSTLKTEFAPEDDRKRRRRERNKIAAAKCRNKKKERTECLQKESEKLETINAELKAQIEELKNEKQHLIYMLNLHRPTCIVRAQNGRTPEDERNLFIQQIKEGTLQS; encoded by the exons ATGATGCTCCAGCACCCAGCCCAGGGAACTGCATCCGAAGTCAGTGCATCTGCAATTGTTCCTTGTTTGTCCCCCATGATGTCGTTTGGATTTGAGGACTTCACGAACCTGACCCCGCTAGTGAAAGAAGAATTGAGATTCGCCATCCAGAATAAATGCCTGGCCAACAGACTCCCATCTGTGCTGGACACGGTTACTGTATCTGAAGGGCCCTTACAAATGTCTACCCTGAAAACAGAG tTTGCCCCTGAGGATGACAGAAAAAggcggaggagagagagaaataaaattGCAGCCGCAAAATgtagaaacaagaagaaagagcggACAGAGTGCTTGCAGAAA GAGTCGGAAAAGCTGGAAACGATCAATGCAGAGTTAAAAGCCCAGATTGAAGAGTTGAAAAATGAGAAGCAACATTTGATATACATGCTCAACCTTCATCGGCCCACTTGTATAGTCCGCGCACAGAATGGAAGAACACCAGAGGATGAGAGAAACCTGTTCATCCAGCAGATCAAAGAAGGAACACTGCAGAGCTAA